Genomic window (Streptomyces sp. RerS4):
GGTGGACGGTCCCGTCGTCAACTTCAACGTCATGTACCGGCGCGGGAGCGTCGAGGCGCACACCGCCGTCGTCCGGGGCGAGTTCGCCCTCACCGTCCTGCCGGGCGAGACCCTGCTGCTCGTCGCGCTGGACGGCCCGGCGGTCCTGTCGTCGTACGCCGAGCCGTCCGGCGGCCGCGTCGAACTCGGCCCGTACGACGCCGCGTTGCTCGCGGCTTCGCCCGTCCCGCAGCTGGTCCACACCGAGGGACGGGCCGCCGTGGTCCGCTTCAGGAAGCGGTAGTGCCACGCAGGACAGCGAGCGCCCGGTCGAGGCGGGTGCGGCGCGCGGCGGGGGTGCGGGCCTGGAGCAGCGGCAGGATCAGCTGGTAGCGGCCGGTCTTGTCGAGGGCCTCGAAGACCTGGCGGGCCCGCGCGTCGGCGTTCAGCGCGGCCTCCAGATCCGGGGGTACCGTCGCCGTCCTCTGAGAGGCGTACGCCGCCTCCCAACGCCCGTCCGCACGGGCCTTGTCGACCTCCGCCAAGCCCGGCTCGCGCATGCGGCCGGCCGCCGTCAACGCCTCCACCTTCTCGACGTTGACCCGCGACCACAGGCTCCGGGGTCGCCTCGGTACGTACTTCTGGAGGTAGTGCCGCTCGTCGTGGGAGCGACGTTGCCCCGATATCCAGCCGAAACACAGCCCGACGTCGACCAGTTCGTCGCTGGTCACGCTCGGGATGCCCGAGCCCTTCTTCGCCAGCTTGATCCACACGCCCTCGGCGCGCGCGTGGTGCTCCTCCAACCAGACCTCGAAGGCCGCGGCGTCCGCGAAGGCGATGATCTCCACACCGTTCCATTCGTCCATGGAGGGAGGCTATAGCCGCCGCTCGGAAATTCCCGTGCGAGGTCTCGCGGCCGGGTCTACGGTGATCAGATGAGCACCCGTACCTTCCGCGTCACCGTTCGCGGCTTCTTCGACGACCTCACCGCCGAACAGCACGCCGAGCTGCTGGCCGCCGCGCCCGAACACGACGTGCTGCGCGCGGCGTTCACCGCCGAAGGCAACCTCACCTACGAGCTGGCCGCCCGCAACTCGTTCGCCTTCCGCTTCCTGGACTCCGGCGAGGCCGAGGAGGACATCCTCGAAGCGACCGCCCGCGCGGAACTCGCCGCCGAGACCTGGCTGACGGACCGCGGCTACGGCTTCAAGCGCCTGCGCTCCACCGCCGAGGACCTCTCCCAAGCCGCCCTGAGCAAGCGCCAGCGCCAGGCCGCGGCCCGCACCCGCACCTGACCGATGGCCGACGACGTACCCGCCGCACCCACCCCCGGCCTGACGGGGCTCATCGCCCGGATTCCAGAAGCCGAGCCGCTCGTGTTTGCGCTGGGCGGGGGCTGACGGGGGTCAGGTCGGGGGGACGGGGCGGACCGTGGTGGGAGGGGTCAGGGCTTGGTGGGCGCCCGAGGCGAGCATGCGGACCTCGCCGCGGTCGCTGATCTCGGCGCGGACGATCCCGGTCACGTCGGCGTAGACCGAATGGCCGCCGGGACCGAGGGCGTCGGTCCGTTCCACGACCACCGTGTCTCCGGGCGTGCCGCTCTCGTCGGGGAAGGTCAGCTCGTACCGTCGGACGTCCATCGGCTCACTCCTGTCGGTACCCGCCCCTCCATCGTGAGCCGTGCGGCACCTCCCCGCCTTCTGGCTTTGCCGGTGCTTTACCTTCGGTCGGAAATCAGGGGAGCGGATAGCCGCGAGAGGCGACCACCTCGCGGGCCAGGGTGGTGAAGGCGCGGGCGGCGGCGCTCTCGTAGGCGGTGGTGCGGCGGAGCAGGACGACGGTGCGCGAGGGCAGGGGCGGGGTCAGGGGGATCCGGGTCAGTTCGGGCTGGTCGTCGGTGACGGCGTCCGGCAGGACCGTGACCAACCCCGTCCGCCGGACCACCTCGATCAGCGCCTGTACGGAGCCCACCTCCACGGCGATGCGGGGCCGCACCCCGTGCGCCGCGAGGTGGGCGTCGATGTGCCCGCGCGTCGCGAAGTCCGGGGCGAGGAGCGTCAGGTGATGGTTCGCCAGTTCTGATATCGGCAACGCGGCGGACCGCTGAGCGGCCAGTGGCGAGGCGGCGGCGGCCACCAGGCCCAGCGTCTCGGTGAAGAGGGCCGTCGCGGTGATCCCGGTGGGATGGGGGCCGTGGAAGGCGAGGCCGAGGTCGATCTCGTCGGCGGACAGGGCGGATTCGATCCGGTCCTGCGCCAACTCGCGTACCTCCACCGTGATTCCGGGGTGCGCCTCGTGCAGCGCGGCGAGGAGCGGCCCGAGCAGGTAGGCGGTGAAGGTCGGGGTGAGGGCCAGGCGCAGGTGCCCGCGCGAGAGATCGGCGACGTCGTGGACCGCCCGCTCGGCCGCCGCGAGGTCGCGCAGCGCCCGGCGCGCGTGGCGCGCGTAGGCCTCACCGGCGTCGGTGAGCCGTACGGAGCGTCCGCCGCGGTCCAGGAGTGGCACACCCACCGCCCGTTCCAACTGCTTGACCTGCTGCGACAGCGTGGGCTGGGAGATGCGCAGCTCCTCGGCCGCGCGCGTGAAGCTGTGGTGCTCGGCGACCGCGAGCAGGTAGCGCAGATGACGCAGTTCCGGGGTCATGGGAGCAAATATAGATGGCATCGATGGATCACATCGAAAGTGCGTCTTGGACTCTATAAGCGCAGGTCGTGCATGGTGGAGCACGTCAGCCCCACGGGGTGGCCACCGCAGAACGGGAGTGACCCGTGCACGACCTCACCGAAGGTGTCGCGCGTTTTCGGCGCGACGTCTTCCCCACCAAGGCGCGGCTCTTCGCCGAGCTGGCTTCGACCCACCGGCCGACGACCCTGTTCATCGGCTGCTCCGACGCCCGCGTGGTGCCGGAACTGATCACCCAGAGCGAGCCCGGCGACCTGTTCGTCATCCGCACCGCCGGCAACCTCGTCCCCGCCTACACCCCCGGACCCGACGGGGTCGCGGCCGGGATCGAGTACGCGGTCGCCGTCCTCGGCGTCGGCGAGATCGTGGTCTGCGGGCATTCCGCCTGCGGCGCCATGACCGCCCTCGCCGAGGCACACGACCTCGACGCGGTGCCCGCCGTCGCCGACTGGCTGCGCCACGCCGACGCCTCCCTGGCCCGCACCGGAACGCCCGGCACCGCCGGCACCGCCGGCACCGCCGGCACCGCCGGCGCGGACGTGGCGGCGCTCGTACGGGAGAACGTACGCGCCCAGCTCACGAACCTCGCCACCCACCCCTCGGTGGCCCGCGCCCTCGCCGCGGGTGGCCTCACCCTGCGCGGCTGGGTCTACGACATCCCCACCGGCGCCGTCGAGCAGCTCGCCCCCACGGACCCTACCGCCGTCCCCGTCGCCTGAACCCCTCCTGAACCGCCCACTCATCCAAGGAAGTTCCTCCCATGGCACACGCCCAGTTCGAGTCCACCGTCCGTGAACGAATCGCCACCGCCGCTGTCGAATCCAAGATCCGCAAGAACCTCACCTGGCAGGAGATCGCCGATCACACCGACCTCTCCGTCGCCTTCGTCACCGCCGCGATCCTCGGCCGGCATCCACTGCCCGAGCCGGCCGCCGTGGCCGTCGCCGAACTCCTCGAACTGGACCAGGACGCCGCCATGTGGCTCCAGACGATCCCGCTGCGCGGCGGCCACTCCGGCGGGACCCCCACCGACCCGACCATCTACCGCTTCCACGAGATGCTCCACGTCTACGGGACCACCCTCAAGGCCCTGATCCACGAGCAGTTCGGGGACGGCATCATCAGCGCCATCAACTTCCGGCTCGACGTCAAGAAGGTCGCCGACCCCGACGGCGGCGAGCGGGCCGTGATCACCCTGGACGGCAAGTACCTGCCGACCAAGCCCTTCTGAACGGTACGAGGGTCAGGCGCGCGGCGCCAGGCAGGCCAGGGCCGCCTCCGTCAGCGCGTCGACCCCGGCGGGCAGCGCCGTACGGGCGTCGGGGGCGAAGTCCGGGGCGTGGTTGGCGGGGAGCGCGGCCAGTTTCGCCGCCGCGCCCTCCCCGGGAGCCGCCGCCCAGGCCGCCGGGCCGACCACCCCCAGCATCCAGTAGCCGAGCCTCACCCCTCGCGCCCCGTGCGTGGCGAGGCCCGCGTCGCCGAACAGCCCGAAGTCCTCGGTCGCCAGCGTCGGCGGCCACATCGTCACCCGCTCCGCGCCGAAGCGCGCCGTGTGCGCGGCCCGCACCGCGGCCGTCGTTCCCGGATCCGGGTGGGTGACGGGGGAGGCGCTCTCCCGGACGATCTCCGGCTCGCGGGGGCAGTCCGCGGCGGCGCACTCGGCCCGTACGATCCGCTCCACCGCGCCCGCCGCACGGGCGAGCGCCGCCTCGCCGGCGGCCCGTACGGTGATGCCCAACTCGGCCCGGTCCGGAACCACGTTCGCGCGGTCGCCCGCCCGGAACGCGCCCACCGTCACCGCCACCTGCTCCGACGGGGCGGCCTCGCGCGCCACCACCGTCTGGAGCCGGGTCACCACATGGGCCGCCGTCACCACCGGGTCCACCGTGAGGTGCGGCGCGCCCGCGTGCCCGCCGCGCCCGTGCACCACGACCCGGAAGGTGACGCTCCCGGCGGTCATCGGCCCGTACGCGTGGGCGATCATCCCGGCCGGCAGCGGCGCCGCGTGCTGCGCGAGCACGGTGTCCGGGCGCCCGACCCGCTCGTACAGCCGGTCGGCGAGCATCGCCCGCGCGCCTTCGAGGGTCTCCTCGGCGGGCTGCCCCACCACGACGAGCGTGCCCTCCCAGTCAGGGGCGTCCGGGCCGGCCAGCACGGAGGCGGCCCCGGCGGCCGCCGCGAGGTGCAGGTCGTGCCCGCAGGCGTGGGCCGTCGCGCCCTCGCTCGCGTAGGGCAGCCCGGTGGTCTCCCGTACCGGCAGGGCGTCCAGTTCGGCGCGCAGCATCACGGTCGGCCCCGTACCCCGGCGCAGCACCGCCGCCACACCGTGGCCGCCGATCCCGCGCGTGGTCGTGAACCCCGCGCCCTCCAGCCAGTCGGCGAACCGCCCGGCCGTGCGGCGCTCCTCGCCCGACAGTTCGGGGTGGCGGTGCAGGTCGAGGTAGAAGGCCGTCAGGGGCCGGATCAGCGCGCGCGGTCCGCTCTGCGGTCCGCGCCGGTGTCCGCTCTGCGGTCCGTCGGCGCGGGCGGTGGGGACGGTCATGGTGACCATGATCGGACACCGGCCGGGGCGGGGGACGTCAGGGCGCTGACACTTTCTGTCAGTGGGGTGTCAGGAGCGTGTCAGCGGGAGAGCGGGTGAGCTGACGCCGGGGTCGGTTCTCCTTGAGGGGCACCGTCCGGGAACGGCCGTCCCTCGTGGTCGCGCATCCCGTGGTCGCACACCCAGTGACCGCCCCACAGAAGGAGTCCATCATGGAGAAGTCCCCGCTCGCCTCGCTCGCCGACGAGATCCTGGAGCTGGAGTCGGAGACCTTCGAGATCTCGGACTACTCGGACGCCAGCGAGGTCGTGCTCGCCGGTTCCACGAGCTGCAGCTCCACCTCGACCTGCTCCTCGACCACCAGCACCACCTCCTGCAGCGCCTGACCCCAGCGCGGCACCGCGATGCCCCGGTCCCCCTCGTACGAGGGGGACCGGGGCATCCGGTACGTCGGGGGTCGGGTTCCCCCGCACGGCTCCCGTGGATCACGGGAACGGGTGCGGCACCATCCTGATCTCCGCGTCCGTCAGCGGCGCCGGCCGAAGTCCCGCCCGATGGGCGGCCGTTCGCAGCCGCGGCAGGTACGGGGCCCGCTGCCGCGACCAGCCGAAGTCGATCGGCAACAGTCCCGGCACGACCGCGCACACCGTCCGCAGCCCGATCCGCGCCTGCTCCGGCGTCGTCTGGTCCACGACGATCACGTCGTGCCCGGCGCCGGTCAACTCGGCGACGCAGAGCAGCAGATCATCGCGCAGGTCGCCCGTCCTCGGCCGTCGCTCCGTCTCCCAGGACCGGTACAGCTCCGCCATCGGGCGCACGGCCACCGGGTCGCGGTAGGAGGCCGCGTGCGGGGCCATGGCCGGCAGCCCGTACAGCTGGGCGTGGTCCTTCAGGTGCGACACCCGCGAGAAGTCCCGGGCCATCGCGTCCAGTTCGTCCTGCCGCTCCGCGACCTGACGGGGCAGGTGCGGGATGTAGGTGAGCACCTCCGACAGCGCGGCCTCCACCGCCGCCGCCGGATCGAGCGCCGCGCCCGCGCCGAAGGAGTACAACCCCGGTCCGCCGTCGCGCCGTACGGCGAGCCCGGTGACCACCGGGACCGCCAGGTCGACGCGGTTGTCGAAGGCGTGCACGTCGTAGCCCTGGAGGGCGGCCCGGTCGGCCATCATCCGCACCGCCGGACCCGGTACGGAGTCCAGGTCGATCTCCGTCAACCGCTGGTTCCCGTACCAGGCGAGCAGGAACGCGTCCCGTTCGATCAGTTCGAGCAGCGCGCCGAGCAGGGCCTCCTCCGGGCAACTGCCGATGGCGCACCCGTTGGAGCACTCGAAGACGAAGTTGTCCGCCTCCAAGCCCGCGCTGTAGTAGGCGAGACGGGCCGGCACCAGCACCGGACGGTCGTCGCGCAGCGAATGACCGTACACCCAGGGGATCGGCCGCTCGGGATCGAACGGCGACACCATCGGATCGTCGCGGTAGGTGTCGGGGTGGTAGAAGCCGCACTCCGCCGGATCCAACGCCCGCTCGCCCAACTCGGCGTAGGAGGCGGTCAGTACGGAGGTGCCGGTGCGGCGGTGGGTGCCCGCGTAGCGTTCCAGCCCCTCCAGGAAGGCCAGGTCCCGGCTGCCCGAGAAGCTGTTGGCCTGCCCGCTCCAGGTCACGTCGGTCAGCCCCGCGTATCCGCGCATGAAGACGCTGCCGGCGACCGGGGCGGTGGTCGGCGAGGTCACGTTGATCCACGTGCCGCCGCCGAGCACCCCCGTCACCGGATTGGCCAGCGCCGCCGTCGGCATCGGGTACGAGGACGCCGCGCGCAGCCGCTGCGCCGCCGGGTCCGGCTTGGGCCGCGAGACCGGGACGAAGGGGCGGGGGCCGTCCACACCGCCCGGCCCGCAGTCCGGGCACAGCGGGTCGGCGGCCAGCGGGTACGTCCGCGTCAGGAGCGTCTCCAGGTCCAGCCGGGTCACCTGGGGCAGCGCCCGGTCCGCCGCCGCCGGACCGGGGGCCGCCACCGCGCCGGAGAACACGGCGGCGTGCAGCGCCGCCACGGCGTCCCGCGCGTACGGGGAGAGCCGCGGCCACTCCGCGCCGGCGGGCGTGGGCACCCGTATGCCGGTCTCCAGCGCGTCGCGTTCGCTGCGGCTGCGCAGCCGCTGCCACCGCATGGCCAGGCACTGCCCGCAGGCGGGGGTGGTGCAGTCGCCACCCCAAGGACCCAACAGGACGGCCTGGGCGCTGAGATGGACGGTCGCGGTCGGGCGGACGGCGGCGAACGGGTCGGCGGAGCGCGGCCCGAGGGCGTCGTGCACGCCGACCGTCACCACCTGGGGCGCCGGCCGTGACGCCGTCCCCGCGAAGGCCCGTTCCAGCGCCCGCCGCGCGCTCTCCATCGCGGTGCCGTCGGGCGCGGGGGCCCGTACCGCGTGCGTGGTGGTCATGACTGGTTGCTCCAGCGGAAGGTCTTCAACCCGATCCCGCCGAAGAGCAGGGCGAACCCGGCGAGGGCGGCGCAGCCGATCCCGATGCCGGCGAGCGACCCCGTACCGGTGAGCGCGCCGCTCGCCGCGTCGTTCAGGTAGCGCAGCGGCAGCACCCGCGACACCGACTGCAGCCACGACGGCATCAGGTCGAGCGGGAGGAAGGAGCCCGACAGGAACGCCATGGGCACCATCATGCAGTTCGCGATCGCCGCGACGGCCTCGGGCGTGTTCGCGTACGTCCCGACGATGACCCCGATGGCCATGAAGGCCGTGACGCCCAACACCAGCGCGGGCAGCACCAACGGCCAGCGCCCGTCGAGCTCCAGGCCGAAACCGGGCAGCATGGCGACGGCGACGAACACGGCGGCCTGCACCACGCCGACGACCAGCGACAGCACGTAACGCGAGGCCAACACGGTCGTCAGCGGGGTGGGGGAGAGCCGGATCAGCCGCAGCAGGTCGTCGCGCCGCCACTGCATCAGCGTGAACGCGATCCCGAACACGGCGGCGTTGGCGACGCCCCAGGACATCACGCCGGGCGCGATGTACGAGATGTACGGGCGCCCGCTCTCCTCCACGTCCTGACCGCTGAAGATCAGGCCGAAGACGATCAGGAAGAGGAGGGGGAAGGCGAAGGTGAAGAAGAGGGTGGCCTTGTCCCGGACCTGGGCCCGGTAGCCGGCCTTGGTCAGTGCCGTGTACGCGCTCATGCCCGGAACTCCGTGGTCGGTGCGGTGGTGTCGGTGCCGGTGGGGGTGTCGGTTCCGGCGGGGGCGGGGTGCCCGGTCAGCTCCAGGTAGACGTCCTCCAGGGTGGCCGTGCGGGTCATCACCCCGTCGAGCCCGACGAGGGCGTCGACGGCCTGGAGCACCCGGCCGGGGGCCGAGGTCTCCAGGACGAGCGAGCCGCCCTGCTCGCTGACCCGGTCCACGCCGTCGAGGGAGGCCGCCCGGTCCGGGGCGATCCGCCCGGCCGGCACCAGCAGCCGGGACGGGGCCCCTGCGGCGGCGACGAGCCGGTGCGGGGAGTCCAGGGCGGCGATCCGGCCGCCGACGAGGATGGCCACCCGGTCGCACAGGGCCTCGGCCTCGTCCAGGTGGTGGGTGGTGTACACGATGGTGCGGCCCTCGCCCTTGAGGGTGCGCAGGACGTCCCACAGGTCGCGGCGGGCCTGCGGGTCGAGGGCGGCGGTCGGCTCGTCGAGGAAGATCAGCTCGGGGTCGTGGACCAACGCCGAGGCGATGGCGAGCCGTTGACGCTGACCGCCCGAGAGGTTCTCGACCAGGACGTCGCGCCGGTCGGTGAGCCCGACCGTCTCCAACGTCCGGTCCGCCGCGGCCGCGTCCTTGCGGTACAGGCCGGCGACGGTGGCCAGGTGCTCGCGCGCGGTCTGCCGGACGAAGAACGCCGAGGCCTGCGTCTGGACGCCCATGCGCGGCAGCAGGGCGGTGTTGCGGGGCCAGGGGCTGTGGCCGAGCACGCGGACGGTGCCGGAGTCCGCCTGGCGCAGTCCCTCGACGATCTCGACGAGGGTGGTCTTGCCCGCGCCGTTGGGGCCGAGCAGCCCGAAGAACTCGCCCCGACGCACGTCGAGGGAGATCCCGTCCACGGCCTGCCGGTCGCCGTAACGCTTGCGGACCTCCTGGACGGACACGGCGAGGTCCGGGGAGTCGGGCGGAGGAGTGCGGTCAGTGGTCATGGGCGGTGCGGTTCCCTCGGGTCGGAGATGGTGTGGGGGGATGGATGGTTCTCGGGGGGACAGGGCCGATGTAGCGGACGTAGTGGATGTGGCGGACGTACGGGCAGTGGGTCGACAGGGGGCGGAGGGCTGCTCACGCGGTCACCGCCACGACGACGCCGGTCACCAGGCCCGCCACCAGGAGCAGGACCAGCACGGCCGAGCCGACCCCGTAGAGCGCGTACAGCCGGCGGGCGCGCGGCGGGTACGCCTCGGCCGCCGCCCGGTCGCGCAGCCGCAGCCGCAGGTACGCCGAGCTGGCGGGAGCCAGCCGGGTCACGCGCAGGGCGTGCCCGAGCAGCGTGTAGCCGTCCAGCGGCGGCAGCGGGACCAGGTTCACCAGCGCCTGCGCGCTGCCGAGCAGCAGCAACGCGCCCAGCACCCGGCCGGTGGCGTCGCCCGGGGGCAAAGCGGCCCACCAGGCGAGGAAGGGCAGCAGGAACAGGAGGTTGGCGAAGGCGCCCGCGCCGGCGACGACCAGCTGTTGGCGACGCCGGGGCAGGTAGCGGTAGTTCTCCACGGTGCAGTACATGATGGCGACGGGCAGCCGCCACCGCAGGCCGATCTCCCCGACCGTGCCCCCGACATGGCGGGCTGCGATCCCGTGCCCGAACTCGTGCAGCGCCGTACTCAGCCACAGCAGCGAGGCCACGGCCAGCAGCGGCACCGGCCGCGCCAGCAACCAGCCGACGTCCGAGAGGAGTTGCCCGACCGACGCCGCCAACACCGCCTCCATGCCCAGGCATACGAGGAGCAGCGCGCCCACCACCGCCGGCCGCAGGGCCGGCCGCAGCAGGCGGTGCAGCCGCGCCGTGGTGGCGTCGGCGTCCGCGACCAGCCGCAGGGTGCCGCGCAGCAGGGTCCCGGTGCGCGTCGGCCCCGGGCCCGCCGCCGGCTGCGGGAGCGGACCGCCGACGAGCAGCCGCCGGGCGGCGAGCAGCCCGAGCAGTTGGTGCCAGTTCCCCTCGCCCAGCCGCCGCCCGAAGGCGCGCCCGTACGCCTCGCCGATCTCGGCGAGGCTGCGGGAGCCGTCGAGGCGCGACAGGAGGAAGAACTCCTTCGGCCCGACCTCGAAGGAGGCACCGGACACCGGGTCCTTGACCAGGTGGACCACGGCGGGGCCGTTCAGCAGCGGCGGCGACAGCAGGACGCCGGGCCGCAGCGCGGGCCGGTGCGCCGGCATGCCGGTGCTCACGACCGTCTCACCCCGGCCGGCCCTGCCCCGTCGCGTGCGCCCTCCGCCGCTTCGGCGGGCGCCGACGGCCCCGGGGCGACGCCGAGGTGCTCGCGCAGCACCCGGCCCAGCAGGTGCGCGAGGTAGGCCTCGTCCCGGATCGTCACGTGCAACCGGTTGTTGGTCATGTGCATGTACGGCGACAGCAGCAGGGGCAACGCCACCGCCGGATCGCTCACCCCCTCGTCCCGCGTCCCGTCCCAGGACCGGAACACCAGCTGCCCGTCGGCGGCCAGTGCCACGGCCCGCTCTCGCAGCTCCCGGCAGTGCTCGGCCCACCCGGCGAGGAAGCCCGGCAGTCGGCCCGTCTCCCCGGAGTCGAGGGCCTCCAGTACGGCCGTGAACCGCCGCCCGAGCCCGGGGGCGGTCTGCTCGTAGGTGCGGTCGTACTCGGCGGAGCCGATGAACCCCGTCCCGGGGAAGGCCTGGTGCCAGAATCGGTAGTACCGATCGAGGTACGCGCCGAGCT
Coding sequences:
- a CDS encoding YdeI/OmpD-associated family protein translates to MDEWNGVEIIAFADAAAFEVWLEEHHARAEGVWIKLAKKGSGIPSVTSDELVDVGLCFGWISGQRRSHDERHYLQKYVPRRPRSLWSRVNVEKVEALTAAGRMREPGLAEVDKARADGRWEAAYASQRTATVPPDLEAALNADARARQVFEALDKTGRYQLILPLLQARTPAARRTRLDRALAVLRGTTAS
- a CDS encoding DUF6204 family protein; the encoded protein is MSTRTFRVTVRGFFDDLTAEQHAELLAAAPEHDVLRAAFTAEGNLTYELAARNSFAFRFLDSGEAEEDILEATARAELAAETWLTDRGYGFKRLRSTAEDLSQAALSKRQRQAAARTRT
- a CDS encoding DUF6296 family protein, whose product is MDVRRYELTFPDESGTPGDTVVVERTDALGPGGHSVYADVTGIVRAEISDRGEVRMLASGAHQALTPPTTVRPVPPT
- the cynR gene encoding transcriptional regulator CynR; this encodes MTPELRHLRYLLAVAEHHSFTRAAEELRISQPTLSQQVKQLERAVGVPLLDRGGRSVRLTDAGEAYARHARRALRDLAAAERAVHDVADLSRGHLRLALTPTFTAYLLGPLLAALHEAHPGITVEVRELAQDRIESALSADEIDLGLAFHGPHPTGITATALFTETLGLVAAAASPLAAQRSAALPISELANHHLTLLAPDFATRGHIDAHLAAHGVRPRIAVEVGSVQALIEVVRRTGLVTVLPDAVTDDQPELTRIPLTPPLPSRTVVLLRRTTAYESAAARAFTTLAREVVASRGYPLP
- a CDS encoding carbonic anhydrase — translated: MHDLTEGVARFRRDVFPTKARLFAELASTHRPTTLFIGCSDARVVPELITQSEPGDLFVIRTAGNLVPAYTPGPDGVAAGIEYAVAVLGVGEIVVCGHSACGAMTALAEAHDLDAVPAVADWLRHADASLARTGTPGTAGTAGTAGTAGADVAALVRENVRAQLTNLATHPSVARALAAGGLTLRGWVYDIPTGAVEQLAPTDPTAVPVA
- the cynS gene encoding cyanase, yielding MAHAQFESTVRERIATAAVESKIRKNLTWQEIADHTDLSVAFVTAAILGRHPLPEPAAVAVAELLELDQDAAMWLQTIPLRGGHSGGTPTDPTIYRFHEMLHVYGTTLKALIHEQFGDGIISAINFRLDVKKVADPDGGERAVITLDGKYLPTKPF
- a CDS encoding amidohydrolase, whose protein sequence is MTVPTARADGPQSGHRRGPQSGPRALIRPLTAFYLDLHRHPELSGEERRTAGRFADWLEGAGFTTTRGIGGHGVAAVLRRGTGPTVMLRAELDALPVRETTGLPYASEGATAHACGHDLHLAAAAGAASVLAGPDAPDWEGTLVVVGQPAEETLEGARAMLADRLYERVGRPDTVLAQHAAPLPAGMIAHAYGPMTAGSVTFRVVVHGRGGHAGAPHLTVDPVVTAAHVVTRLQTVVAREAAPSEQVAVTVGAFRAGDRANVVPDRAELGITVRAAGEAALARAAGAVERIVRAECAAADCPREPEIVRESASPVTHPDPGTTAAVRAAHTARFGAERVTMWPPTLATEDFGLFGDAGLATHGARGVRLGYWMLGVVGPAAWAAAPGEGAAAKLAALPANHAPDFAPDARTALPAGVDALTEAALACLAPRA
- a CDS encoding thiazolylpeptide-type bacteriocin — translated: MEKSPLASLADEILELESETFEISDYSDASEVVLAGSTSCSSTSTCSSTTSTTSCSA
- a CDS encoding TOMM precursor leader peptide-binding protein, with the protein product MTTTHAVRAPAPDGTAMESARRALERAFAGTASRPAPQVVTVGVHDALGPRSADPFAAVRPTATVHLSAQAVLLGPWGGDCTTPACGQCLAMRWQRLRSRSERDALETGIRVPTPAGAEWPRLSPYARDAVAALHAAVFSGAVAAPGPAAADRALPQVTRLDLETLLTRTYPLAADPLCPDCGPGGVDGPRPFVPVSRPKPDPAAQRLRAASSYPMPTAALANPVTGVLGGGTWINVTSPTTAPVAGSVFMRGYAGLTDVTWSGQANSFSGSRDLAFLEGLERYAGTHRRTGTSVLTASYAELGERALDPAECGFYHPDTYRDDPMVSPFDPERPIPWVYGHSLRDDRPVLVPARLAYYSAGLEADNFVFECSNGCAIGSCPEEALLGALLELIERDAFLLAWYGNQRLTEIDLDSVPGPAVRMMADRAALQGYDVHAFDNRVDLAVPVVTGLAVRRDGGPGLYSFGAGAALDPAAAVEAALSEVLTYIPHLPRQVAERQDELDAMARDFSRVSHLKDHAQLYGLPAMAPHAASYRDPVAVRPMAELYRSWETERRPRTGDLRDDLLLCVAELTGAGHDVIVVDQTTPEQARIGLRTVCAVVPGLLPIDFGWSRQRAPYLPRLRTAAHRAGLRPAPLTDAEIRMVPHPFP
- a CDS encoding ABC transporter permease encodes the protein MSAYTALTKAGYRAQVRDKATLFFTFAFPLLFLIVFGLIFSGQDVEESGRPYISYIAPGVMSWGVANAAVFGIAFTLMQWRRDDLLRLIRLSPTPLTTVLASRYVLSLVVGVVQAAVFVAVAMLPGFGLELDGRWPLVLPALVLGVTAFMAIGVIVGTYANTPEAVAAIANCMMVPMAFLSGSFLPLDLMPSWLQSVSRVLPLRYLNDAASGALTGTGSLAGIGIGCAALAGFALLFGGIGLKTFRWSNQS
- a CDS encoding ABC transporter ATP-binding protein; protein product: MTTDRTPPPDSPDLAVSVQEVRKRYGDRQAVDGISLDVRRGEFFGLLGPNGAGKTTLVEIVEGLRQADSGTVRVLGHSPWPRNTALLPRMGVQTQASAFFVRQTAREHLATVAGLYRKDAAAADRTLETVGLTDRRDVLVENLSGGQRQRLAIASALVHDPELIFLDEPTAALDPQARRDLWDVLRTLKGEGRTIVYTTHHLDEAEALCDRVAILVGGRIAALDSPHRLVAAAGAPSRLLVPAGRIAPDRAASLDGVDRVSEQGGSLVLETSAPGRVLQAVDALVGLDGVMTRTATLEDVYLELTGHPAPAGTDTPTGTDTTAPTTEFRA
- a CDS encoding peptidase M50; this encodes MPAHRPALRPGVLLSPPLLNGPAVVHLVKDPVSGASFEVGPKEFFLLSRLDGSRSLAEIGEAYGRAFGRRLGEGNWHQLLGLLAARRLLVGGPLPQPAAGPGPTRTGTLLRGTLRLVADADATTARLHRLLRPALRPAVVGALLLVCLGMEAVLAASVGQLLSDVGWLLARPVPLLAVASLLWLSTALHEFGHGIAARHVGGTVGEIGLRWRLPVAIMYCTVENYRYLPRRRQQLVVAGAGAFANLLFLLPFLAWWAALPPGDATGRVLGALLLLGSAQALVNLVPLPPLDGYTLLGHALRVTRLAPASSAYLRLRLRDRAAAEAYPPRARRLYALYGVGSAVLVLLLVAGLVTGVVVAVTA